One genomic window of Pieris rapae chromosome 15, ilPieRapa1.1, whole genome shotgun sequence includes the following:
- the LOC110996738 gene encoding malate dehydrogenase, cytoplasmic isoform X1: MLTSCCCSQKLSTKQQIIVVASKNKTKMAEPIKVVVTGAAGQIAYSLLYQIASGAVFGPEQPVFLHLLDIAPMMGVLEGVVMELADCALPLLAGVLPTANPEEAFKDVAAAFLVGAMPRKEGMERKDLLSANVRIFKEQGQALDKVARKDVKILVVGNPANTNALICSKYAPSIPKENFTAMTRLDQNRAQAQLAAKLGVKVQDVKNVIIWGNHSSTQFPDASNAVVTVNGAQKPVPAALNDEEFLKSTFVTTVQKRGAAVIAARKMSSALSAAKAASDHMRDWFLGTGDRWVSMGVVSDGSYGTPRDVVFSFPVTVSNGKWKIVEGLTISDFARKMIDATGKELDEEKNDALEVCK; encoded by the exons atgttaacTTCATGTTGCTGTTCACAAAAACTTAGTACTAAACAACAAATTATTGTAGTAGCAagcaaaaacaaaactaaaatg GCGGAACCAATTAAAGTTGTTGTTACTGGTGCTGCTGGGCAGATTGCATACTCTCTTCTCTACCAAATTGCTTCTGGTGCTGTTTTTGGCCCAGAACAACCAGTTTTTCTTCATCTCCTGGATATTGCTCCAATGATGGGAGTTCTTGAGGGTGTTGTCATGGAGTTAGCTGATTGTGCTTTACCCTTACTTGCTGGAGTACTCCCTACTGCCAACCCTGAAGAAGCATTTAAGGATGTAGCTGCTGCATTTTTAGTAGGTGCTATGCCCAGAAAAGAAGGTATGGAACGTAAAGATCTCTTATCAGCTAATGTTCGCATTTTTAAAGAGCAAGGGCAGGCTTTAGACAAGGTGGCACGTAAGGATGTTAAAATACTTGTTGTTGGTAATCCAGCCAACACAAATGCTTTGATTTGTTCTAAATATGCCCCCTCAATCCCTAAAGAAAATTTCACTGCTATGACGCGGCTTGACCAGAACCGCGCCCAAGCACAGTTGGCAGCTAAATTGGGAGTTAAAGTCCAGGATGTTAAGAATGTCATCATTTGGGGTAACCACTCCTCCACACAGTTCCCAGATGCATCAAATGCTGTTGTCACAGTCAATGGTGCTCAAAAGCCAGTGCCGGCTGCACTTAATGATGAAGAATTCTTGAAATCCACCTTTGTCACAACAGTGCAGAAGAGAGGAGCAGCTGTTATTGCAGCTAGAAAAATGTCCTCTGCTCTGTCAGCTGCTAAAGCAGCCTCAGACCACATGAGAGATTGGTTCTTAGGCACTGGTGATCGCTGGGTCAGTATGGGAGTTGTGTCTGATGGATCATATGGAACACCACGGGATGTAGTGTTCTCATTCCCCGTTACAGTCAGTAATGGCAAGTGGAAGATTGTTGAAGGCCTGACCATTTCCGATTTTGCGCGCAAAATGATTGATGCAACAGGTAAGGAGTTGGATGAAGAAAAGAATGATGCATTGGAAGTATGCAAGTAA
- the LOC110996738 gene encoding malate dehydrogenase, cytoplasmic isoform X2: MAEPIKVVVTGAAGQIAYSLLYQIASGAVFGPEQPVFLHLLDIAPMMGVLEGVVMELADCALPLLAGVLPTANPEEAFKDVAAAFLVGAMPRKEGMERKDLLSANVRIFKEQGQALDKVARKDVKILVVGNPANTNALICSKYAPSIPKENFTAMTRLDQNRAQAQLAAKLGVKVQDVKNVIIWGNHSSTQFPDASNAVVTVNGAQKPVPAALNDEEFLKSTFVTTVQKRGAAVIAARKMSSALSAAKAASDHMRDWFLGTGDRWVSMGVVSDGSYGTPRDVVFSFPVTVSNGKWKIVEGLTISDFARKMIDATGKELDEEKNDALEVCK, encoded by the exons ATG GCGGAACCAATTAAAGTTGTTGTTACTGGTGCTGCTGGGCAGATTGCATACTCTCTTCTCTACCAAATTGCTTCTGGTGCTGTTTTTGGCCCAGAACAACCAGTTTTTCTTCATCTCCTGGATATTGCTCCAATGATGGGAGTTCTTGAGGGTGTTGTCATGGAGTTAGCTGATTGTGCTTTACCCTTACTTGCTGGAGTACTCCCTACTGCCAACCCTGAAGAAGCATTTAAGGATGTAGCTGCTGCATTTTTAGTAGGTGCTATGCCCAGAAAAGAAGGTATGGAACGTAAAGATCTCTTATCAGCTAATGTTCGCATTTTTAAAGAGCAAGGGCAGGCTTTAGACAAGGTGGCACGTAAGGATGTTAAAATACTTGTTGTTGGTAATCCAGCCAACACAAATGCTTTGATTTGTTCTAAATATGCCCCCTCAATCCCTAAAGAAAATTTCACTGCTATGACGCGGCTTGACCAGAACCGCGCCCAAGCACAGTTGGCAGCTAAATTGGGAGTTAAAGTCCAGGATGTTAAGAATGTCATCATTTGGGGTAACCACTCCTCCACACAGTTCCCAGATGCATCAAATGCTGTTGTCACAGTCAATGGTGCTCAAAAGCCAGTGCCGGCTGCACTTAATGATGAAGAATTCTTGAAATCCACCTTTGTCACAACAGTGCAGAAGAGAGGAGCAGCTGTTATTGCAGCTAGAAAAATGTCCTCTGCTCTGTCAGCTGCTAAAGCAGCCTCAGACCACATGAGAGATTGGTTCTTAGGCACTGGTGATCGCTGGGTCAGTATGGGAGTTGTGTCTGATGGATCATATGGAACACCACGGGATGTAGTGTTCTCATTCCCCGTTACAGTCAGTAATGGCAAGTGGAAGATTGTTGAAGGCCTGACCATTTCCGATTTTGCGCGCAAAATGATTGATGCAACAGGTAAGGAGTTGGATGAAGAAAAGAATGATGCATTGGAAGTATGCAAGTAA